A genomic region of Thermodesulfovibrio aggregans contains the following coding sequences:
- the hmcA gene encoding sulfate respiration complex hexadecaheme cytochrome HmcA, with the protein MKRLFFIVFLIITFFTVTIYSKNQIPTQEPENMVEIAHKEIFKRLEYGKVLFEHQKHIDTMAKHLNKPKEMTCGECHLRDKYGDYSFDFQGSGNIKSSEELKNLYHMRCLNCHQTLSSQNKKTGPGILSCRDCHKKESEKVEVKYPLFEFDFSLHEKHVKKHEKDCSLCHHIYDIEEKDKSLALVYEKGTEQSCYYCHDFTKKRGPEISKIVKVAKEKNLDIKNANHLLCLNCHLKNRLQAKDAGPLECKKCHTGKYKTIEELKDVPRPERDQPDKVFLNIEEGKMKGVAFKHSFHEKNNRNCRVCHHETLRACRDCHNLKGKEEGGFVNALTAFHSLNSETSCQGCHKNFTRKEECYGCHYFIPPVKAEVGKGQTCSRCHTGKKEPEVVKTFALSSDKIKNEVTIKHIEKEFEPVKIPHYKMIKKLTDISNQSKIATYFHKDIDTICRGCHHKSKEDAESQRERPPLCVNCHSVTFDEKAIARPRLQAAYHSMCIKCHETIKLEKPKKCEDCHKRKVAENVYN; encoded by the coding sequence ATGAAGAGATTATTTTTCATAGTATTTTTGATTATTACATTTTTTACAGTTACAATTTACTCAAAAAATCAGATACCAACGCAAGAGCCTGAAAACATGGTTGAGATAGCCCATAAAGAGATTTTCAAAAGGCTTGAATATGGTAAAGTTCTATTTGAACATCAGAAACACATTGATACAATGGCAAAACATCTAAATAAACCAAAAGAGATGACCTGTGGAGAATGTCATTTAAGGGATAAATATGGCGATTATTCCTTTGATTTTCAGGGTAGTGGAAATATAAAATCCTCAGAGGAACTTAAAAATCTATATCACATGAGATGCTTAAATTGTCACCAAACACTGAGTTCTCAGAATAAAAAAACAGGACCTGGAATTTTATCTTGCCGTGACTGTCATAAAAAAGAGAGTGAAAAAGTTGAAGTAAAGTATCCTCTGTTTGAGTTTGATTTTTCACTTCATGAAAAACATGTAAAAAAACATGAAAAAGACTGTAGTCTCTGTCATCATATCTATGATATTGAAGAAAAAGATAAAAGCTTAGCTCTTGTGTATGAGAAGGGAACTGAGCAGAGTTGTTATTACTGTCATGATTTTACTAAAAAAAGAGGTCCTGAAATTTCAAAGATAGTAAAAGTAGCAAAGGAAAAGAATCTTGACATAAAAAATGCAAATCATTTACTTTGCTTGAACTGTCATCTAAAGAACAGACTGCAGGCAAAGGATGCAGGTCCATTGGAATGTAAAAAGTGTCACACAGGAAAGTATAAAACCATAGAGGAACTTAAAGATGTACCAAGACCTGAAAGGGATCAGCCTGATAAGGTATTCCTCAACATTGAAGAGGGAAAAATGAAAGGGGTTGCTTTCAAACATAGCTTCCATGAGAAAAATAATAGAAACTGCAGAGTCTGCCACCATGAGACATTAAGGGCCTGTCGAGATTGCCATAATCTCAAAGGTAAGGAAGAGGGTGGATTTGTAAATGCTCTTACAGCATTTCATTCATTAAATTCAGAGACAAGCTGTCAGGGATGTCACAAAAACTTCACCAGAAAAGAAGAATGCTATGGTTGTCATTACTTTATACCGCCAGTAAAAGCGGAAGTTGGTAAAGGACAAACATGCAGTCGCTGTCATACAGGCAAAAAAGAACCAGAAGTAGTAAAAACTTTTGCATTATCATCGGATAAAATAAAAAATGAAGTGACTATAAAGCACATTGAAAAGGAGTTTGAGCCTGTAAAAATACCTCATTACAAGATGATTAAAAAGCTCACTGATATCTCAAACCAGAGTAAGATAGCAACATACTTTCATAAGGATATAGATACTATTTGCAGAGGCTGTCATCACAAAAGCAAGGAGGACGCAGAATCTCAAAGAGAGAGACCTCCTCTTTGTGTAAACTGTCATAGTGTAACTTTTGATGAAAAAGCAATTGCAAGACCAAGACTTCAAGCAGCATATCACAGTATGTGCATAAAATGTCACGAAACCATTAAACTTGAAAAACCGAAAAAATGCGAAGACTGTCACAAAAGAAAGGTAGCGGAAAATGTATATAATTGA
- a CDS encoding 4Fe-4S dicluster domain-containing protein: MDRRDFLKTALKITGLTLIGKNAIAKDSSVYSTGNLANRKNWEKYESIKKEEISPKEPYAVLVDLTKCIGCRRCEWACNEWNKNPNRPLKEFEESKDRKPSVFDRIRRTHAGQFTVVNRFYDGQKPVYVKKQCMHCAEPACEASCFVAAFKKTPHGAVLYSPSLCVGCRYCMIACPFDIPAYEYYDPITPQITKCTMCFDRITEGKVPACVEICSADVMKFGPRSEMLKLAHETINNNPERYIKHVYGEHEAGGTNWLYISGVPFEKLGFPKLDKTPIPEYSKNFLFTVKVLEIVAAAPLVWGAYYMISRNKKKKDESHEK, from the coding sequence ATGGATAGAAGAGATTTTCTTAAGACAGCACTTAAAATTACAGGATTAACACTCATAGGAAAAAATGCTATAGCTAAGGATTCTTCTGTTTACTCAACAGGAAATCTGGCAAACAGGAAAAACTGGGAAAAATATGAGAGCATAAAAAAAGAAGAAATCTCTCCAAAAGAGCCTTATGCTGTACTTGTTGATCTTACAAAATGCATTGGATGTAGAAGATGTGAATGGGCATGCAATGAATGGAATAAAAATCCAAATAGACCACTTAAAGAGTTTGAGGAATCCAAAGACAGAAAACCTTCGGTTTTTGATAGAATTCGTAGAACCCATGCTGGACAGTTTACAGTGGTAAATAGATTTTATGATGGACAAAAACCAGTTTATGTAAAGAAACAATGCATGCACTGTGCTGAACCTGCCTGTGAAGCTTCCTGTTTTGTTGCTGCCTTTAAGAAAACTCCGCATGGAGCAGTTCTTTACAGTCCCTCTTTGTGTGTGGGCTGTCGTTACTGTATGATTGCCTGTCCTTTTGACATACCAGCCTATGAATACTATGACCCAATTACACCACAGATAACAAAATGCACAATGTGTTTTGATAGAATAACAGAAGGAAAGGTTCCTGCCTGTGTTGAGATATGTTCAGCCGATGTTATGAAATTTGGACCAAGAAGTGAGATGCTAAAACTTGCCCATGAAACAATAAATAATAATCCTGAAAGATACATAAAGCATGTTTATGGTGAACATGAAGCAGGTGGAACGAACTGGCTTTATATATCTGGAGTTCCCTTTGAAAAACTTGGATTTCCAAAACTTGATAAAACACCTATTCCAGAATACAGTAAAAACTTTCTTTTTACTGTAAAAGTGCTTGAGATTGTTGCTGCTGCACCCCTTGTGTGGGGAGCTTATTACATGATTTCAAGAAATAAAAAGAAAAAAGATGAAAGCCATGAGAAATAA
- the nrfD gene encoding NrfD/PsrC family molybdoenzyme membrane anchor subunit, which yields MKAMRNNSWFKEKILLGMSFSEYVSKHATLPFVIAFIILAFSFYSMAYRLIYGLGPATNLSDTYPWGLWISFDILAGIALAAPGLTVGTAVYLFGMKDYKKFARPAILSSLLGYVFAVFALMFDLGRYYRVPYVIGWSWGLNSILFLIAWHFFLYIIICLIEWFPAFFEWLGKDKLRDFFSKLGIWATVFGVIIAGGHQSALGGLFLIAPTKVHPLWYSALLPLFFLISAIFAGISMVIIESTISHKIFKEQLKNFDEEEFNRKTLGLAKALVGCLFVYLILKLLDLAHYDKWHYLITGYGYWYILEVVGFVLIPAVILINAIKVKDAKIVRVISFIIAVGVILNRFNVSLIAYNWYVPLSDKYYPTWMEIALSSGVVVLVVLFYRFIVRRMAIL from the coding sequence ATGAAAGCCATGAGAAATAATAGCTGGTTTAAGGAAAAAATACTTTTAGGAATGAGTTTTAGCGAATATGTTTCAAAACATGCTACACTACCGTTTGTCATAGCTTTTATAATTCTTGCTTTTTCTTTTTATTCAATGGCTTACAGACTTATTTACGGACTTGGACCTGCAACAAATCTTTCTGATACCTATCCATGGGGATTGTGGATAAGTTTTGATATCCTTGCAGGAATTGCCCTTGCTGCTCCAGGACTCACAGTTGGAACTGCAGTTTATCTTTTTGGAATGAAAGATTACAAAAAATTTGCAAGACCGGCAATTCTTTCAAGTTTGCTTGGCTATGTATTTGCTGTTTTTGCTCTTATGTTTGATCTTGGAAGATACTACCGTGTTCCATATGTAATTGGCTGGTCATGGGGATTAAACTCCATACTGTTTCTCATTGCCTGGCATTTCTTTTTGTACATAATTATTTGCCTTATTGAATGGTTCCCTGCATTTTTTGAATGGCTTGGTAAAGATAAACTCAGAGATTTCTTCTCAAAGCTTGGAATCTGGGCAACTGTATTCGGAGTCATCATAGCAGGTGGACATCAGTCAGCTCTTGGAGGACTGTTTCTTATTGCACCAACAAAAGTGCATCCACTCTGGTATTCGGCACTTCTTCCGCTTTTTTTCCTTATTTCAGCAATTTTTGCTGGTATATCAATGGTTATAATTGAAAGCACCATATCTCATAAGATTTTTAAGGAACAACTAAAAAATTTTGATGAGGAAGAATTTAACAGAAAAACACTCGGGCTTGCAAAGGCTCTTGTTGGCTGTCTTTTTGTATATCTAATTCTTAAACTTCTTGACCTTGCCCATTATGACAAATGGCATTACTTAATTACTGGTTACGGTTACTGGTATATTTTAGAAGTTGTTGGTTTTGTTTTAATTCCTGCAGTGATTTTAATTAATGCAATAAAAGTAAAAGACGCAAAAATAGTGCGAGTAATTTCTTTCATAATAGCTGTCGGAGTAATCCTAAATCGTTTTAATGTGAGCCTTATAGCATATAACTGGTATGTACCTCTATCTGATAAGTATTATCCTACATGGATGGAAATTGCTCTTTCTTCAGGGGTAGTGGTTTTAGTAGTTTTATTTTACCGTTTCATTGTAAGAAGGATGGCTATTTTGTAA
- a CDS encoding hemolysin family protein, which yields MNEVFLIFLLIFLNGLFAASEIGVVTLRRSRLKQLIEEKTPNAEVVQKFKENPDQFLATIQVGITLIGSLASALAGAYAVKNIKPLIEILPFSFLRVSAEAISIGIVVILVTYFSTVLGELIPKSIALSHPEWISLKTAKFIDKFSKLTFIFVKILTVSTNFLLKPFGLKAFSQRGFISQEELKLLIEEGEEKGIFEPDERQLIHSAFSFSEITVKEIMVPAPQMVTVSIYMSIDEIKEIIMDEKFSRYPALGKDLNDIRGILHAKDFYNALIKNPENLDIKRLLKPPMFVPETMKINILLKEMQKKRVHMALVVDEYGVVTGLVTLEDIIEELVGEIRDEYDTETPVITLPDGSMIIDATISIRDLKEDYGIEIEESEEYDTLGGFILTTLQRIPRVGDTVDIDGKVFKVIEMVGQRISKIKYSTIKE from the coding sequence TGCTTCTGAAATTGGTGTTGTTACACTGAGAAGATCGAGACTGAAACAACTAATTGAAGAAAAGACTCCAAATGCTGAAGTTGTTCAAAAATTTAAAGAAAATCCAGATCAATTTCTTGCAACTATTCAGGTTGGGATTACACTCATCGGAAGTCTTGCCTCAGCTCTGGCAGGTGCCTATGCAGTAAAGAATATAAAGCCTTTGATTGAAATTTTACCATTCAGTTTTTTAAGAGTATCAGCTGAAGCAATCTCTATAGGAATAGTAGTTATTCTGGTTACATATTTCTCGACAGTACTGGGGGAATTAATTCCAAAGTCCATTGCCCTTTCACATCCTGAATGGATAAGTTTAAAAACTGCAAAGTTTATTGATAAGTTTTCAAAATTGACATTTATTTTTGTAAAAATTCTCACAGTGAGTACAAACTTTCTTCTTAAACCTTTTGGACTTAAAGCATTCTCACAGAGAGGCTTTATTTCACAGGAAGAATTAAAACTTTTAATTGAAGAGGGAGAAGAAAAAGGAATATTTGAACCTGATGAACGTCAGCTTATACATAGTGCATTCAGTTTTAGCGAAATCACAGTTAAAGAAATAATGGTTCCTGCTCCTCAAATGGTTACTGTCAGCATTTACATGAGTATTGATGAGATTAAAGAAATTATTATGGATGAGAAGTTTTCAAGATATCCTGCGCTTGGCAAAGACCTTAATGACATTAGAGGAATTCTTCATGCAAAAGATTTTTACAATGCTCTTATTAAAAATCCAGAAAACTTAGATATAAAGAGACTTCTTAAACCTCCCATGTTTGTTCCCGAGACAATGAAAATAAACATACTCCTTAAGGAAATGCAAAAGAAAAGAGTTCACATGGCACTGGTTGTTGACGAATACGGTGTTGTAACAGGACTTGTAACACTTGAAGATATTATTGAAGAGCTCGTAGGTGAAATAAGAGATGAGTATGATACTGAAACGCCAGTAATCACTCTCCCAGATGGTTCAATGATAATCGATGCAACCATTTCAATAAGAGATTTAAAAGAGGACTACGGAATAGAGATTGAAGAATCAGAAGAGTATGATACACTTGGAGGATTTATTCTTACTACACTTCAAAGAATTCCACGTGTTGGTGACACAGTAGATATTGATGGTAAAGTTTTTAAAGTAATTGAAATGGTTGGACAAAGAATATCAAAAATAAAGTATTCTACGATAAAAGAATAA